In the Herpetosiphon gulosus genome, TCGCCAAAACCTTCACCCAAAATCACCGTATCGCGAATCAAGGCGAATTTGGTGCCATCTTTTGACCAAGCATAATCGTAGAGCAAGGTATGATCAGGCACGCTGTAGAGTGGGGTTAATTCGCCAGTTGTCAGATCGAAGATTGCCAAATCAAGGGTTTCTTCGCTCATGTGGCGGCGTGAATCGGTATGGCTATAGTACGCAATCCGATCTTTGGGTTGAACCCGCTCCATGGTAGTTTTGGGAGCTTCGATATTGAAGGGCAATTTCACCGAATCAGGTGATTGGCGCATTGCTTCAAGATCAAGTTGATCGAAGGTTACCACCAACAGGCGTGAGCCGTTAGGTGCAATCGATAACGGCAAGAATGGCAAATCAACTGGATACAAGCTAATTTGGCCACTATAGCGATTAATTGACAGCACCATCCCACCCATAAACAGGTCGTATAAGACTTGACCAATATTGTCATTGTCAAGCCAAACCATTTCAGTAGCTGCCAAGGGGAAGAAATCGCTATCTTCGGGTAGTTGCAATGGCTGAATCGGCACGATCGAGCCATCAACAACATTCAAGAAGGCTGAACCAGTGTCGCTATAACGATAGTTGCCAATCACCACGGTTGTATCATCAGGGCTGATCGTGGTGCCAACGCGGGGATAGGTGTTGTCTTGCAGTTGCGCGAGTTTCAACAACTCGTCTTCGCCAAGTAGCAACTCAGGTTCTTCAAAGTAGGGTACATTGACAATTTCTGCCGAGGCAGGCATTGTCGTAAACAAGATCGCCAACAAAGCCAGCAGTAAGCTGATGCGTCGTCGCATAACGCTTGTTTCCTCCTAGAGCAAAGCTCTTCCACACAAAGACCAACATGCGAACATTTCCAACTAAGGTCTACTTTAGCAGATTTGCTGCTAAAAAACGAGAGCAATTTTGCCAACGATTGCTAGGAGAATGTACGCTAGCAATCGTTGATTTGTTGCATTACTCTGGTTGACGTAAGGCCTGCCACATTGCCCCAAACGAGGCTTTGCTGCCACGCAACAAGGTGCTAGCACGAAACATGCGGGCCGTAACAAATTGCAAGCCCAAGACGGTCAAGGTCATCAAGACCACCGAAACCGCTACTTGCCAAAATGGCACGTTGGTTAAAACGCTGCGAATTGTCAGCACGACTGGCGCAGTTAACGGGAACATGCTGAGCACGGTGGTAAAGCCACCATTTGGTTGATCAATAATGATGCTCAGAAAGATCAACGGAATGATAATTGGCAAGCCAACAATCACGGTTAGCTGCGAGCTTTCGCGCATCGTATTGGCAACCGCGCCAATTCCGGCCATGAGCGAGGCATACATGGCATAGCCTAGCAAGAAGCTAATCAAGGCCAAAAACCAAGCACTAAGCGGAATTTCAACGTTTGCCAGCATGCTACTCAATGATGCACCCTGACCAGTCACAACCGCGCCAATTGTGATCCAGATGCTCACTTGAATTAAGCCCAACAGCCCGAGCCCAAGGATTTTGCCTTGTAACAAACTGCGTGGTCGTAGCGACGAAAGCATCACTTCGATCACGCGATTTTCTTTTTCTTCGATCAGCGATTGCAACAACAAGTTGGCCGATGAGAAGATTGAAATATACAGCAACAACGCCAAGCCCATGCCCAAAATGAAGGCCGATTGCA is a window encoding:
- a CDS encoding ABC transporter permease encodes the protein MANKMLSVAQNEFIKHIRKPTFWLAVFGMPLMIAVISFLGRSDANNNRDGFAVPGLGDPAKISEDILSGKLKIGFVDQSGVIKGIPSSFDPQTASLYLQYPDIAQGLAALEKADIPALYVIPTDYVATGKVQRYSNQVNPFGDSLQSSLLELLLSTSLYPDTGSSYAFLTQQPTAQLKVEGPDGPINKAANEGERMQSAFILGMGLALLLYISIFSSANLLLQSLIEEKENRVIEVMLSSLRPRSLLQGKILGLGLLGLIQVSIWITIGAVVTGQGASLSSMLANVEIPLSAWFLALISFLLGYAMYASLMAGIGAVANTMRESSQLTVIVGLPIIIPLIFLSIIIDQPNGGFTTVLSMFPLTAPVVLTIRSVLTNVPFWQVAVSVVLMTLTVLGLQFVTARMFRASTLLRGSKASFGAMWQALRQPE